The nucleotide window tcaTAGAAGCATATCTGAAAATGTCTCTAAATTTGGAGCATCAGTAGAAGTTGTCttgatgaaaaataataatttataaattatcaagggtttgtgagggaagaagtgttggggggggtagagggggaaaattgaaaagctgataccaagggctcaagtagaaagaaaatgttttgaaaatgatgatggtaacaaatgtgcttgacacaaaggatggatggatttttaaaaatcattttattgggggctcatacaattcttatcacaatccatacatacatccattgtgtcgagcacatctgtacattctttgtcctcatcactctcaaaacatttgacttctacttgagcccttaataccagctgctcatttccccctccctccccactcctccgaaCTTCAtggacccttcatcattcataagtgattattttgtcatgtgttacactgtccgacatctcccccgccctcttctctgctgtccatcccccagggaggaggctacacatagattCTTGTGGATGGATGTATTaacaactgtatgagcccccaataaaatgattttttaaggtgTCTTCACTGTTACCCTTGCTACAAGTGAAGGAAGACACAGCTCTCTCCACTTGACACATCTGTACCAAGCCACAAGGATAACAGAGTGGGGGTGGGCTAATGTCCCAGCCCGGTGTCTGATCAGCTTTGGAACCAGCAGTAAATGTTTGCTTCTCTAGGGGGAAGGGCAGCACTGTCGCTGTGTTTTGTCTTTGGAGCACGCTGGAAACTAAAATCCTCAGAACTTTGGAACCCATGTGAGCGGTTCTGGCCCTTCCCTTCCCTGTGGGTGCATGTGCAGCCATGGCCACCTCTAGTCGCCCCTAGAGTAACACCAACGGGATcagatttctgtggagacatccCCTTCCGTACCTCAGGTGGACGCTAGTCCACAACTGCGGCAAGTTGGCGCTTATGGGGGCCTCCCTGGTGTGCACTATTCAATGGAGCATCAGGCTGACGTTTCGGACCTGGACCCCATCGGAACACAGCGCCCAGCACAGTGGCTTGTGTTTTTGCACACATTGAAAACTTGAAGAAATATTACCTGGAATCTCTATGCgcccaaactcaaacccactgtcatcaagtccaccTTTTAgcagcgaccttacaggacagagtatctACACTGTGTGTTAGTTATTCCTGTGGTGACTATTTTCATTATGCTTGTGGCTTGACCCCATAAATCCAGGCTTTCAGGCAATTTATGGCAGTGCTCCAAGAATTTCCAGAAAATGTTCCATTTCCTAATTTGCCAATTGCAATGATGGGGTTTACAAAGCTCTGTCGGGAAAGCAAGGACAGGCACAACACGCcaactaaattcaagaaaattaaaaactgatGGTGGGctgctcccccactctcccaggtAAGGATTTTGAAATAACCATACCCTGACCTGCTTAGCTGCCTCCAGCTGGCTACCAAGAAGAGCTCAGAAATTTCAACCAGGTAAGGTGAGGGAGCTCTGGAAGCTGCTCAAAGCCCTGAGCGGTGTGCTACTGGGTGCTACCACCACCGGGTATCACTTGAACGGTTGGAGAGCTGAATGCTGCAAAAGAAAGATGTGGTGATCCACCACTTAACAACCAGCCATGAAAACCCCACGGCGGGCATCCCACCTGCACTCACAGCACATCATAAGATGTCTACCCTTCACGGGTGACAGAAaaatcagagaagccagatttTCTAAACCAGTCTCAAATCACATTTTACTGGGAGCACCAGCGTGCCCCATGATTGGTGCCCGTGGCATAACCCTTCTTGGCTGAGGCCACATATCCTCCCTGAAATCCTCAATCCTGCCAGCCTCCTCTCGGAGCCCACTGCTACAACCAGGGGAAGCAGGAGCAAGATCAAGTTCCAGCTCACTGCGAGTTTGCCAAGGTGTGGGCCTACAATAGCGAGGGCAGACCCAAGCCATCAGGAATAGAGGGACTGGGCCTCCTCTAACATCTGCCCCTGCATGATCCAGGAGGCTGGTGCTTTCTACATCTCCAAAAGCTTTCACAGTGATGAAGTTCTAATCACTGCCAGTAAAAAGAGAGCCACAAACAGCCCAGTACAGGAGCTCCCAGAGCACAGCACACCCCATTCAGCCAAACCTACCTTCTTAACACTTGCGACATCCTTGTTACGGCCAAGCCTGTCCTGCGTGTGTCTCACACTAGTGCCTTACCTGCcgtcctgcctccccccccccgcccccgcacacACATCCCCTCCCTCCAGGGGAATGGAGACCATGAACAGGCAGCGTGCCCCCTGGCCACCTGTGCCTCCGCCTGCAGCCCAGAGCTCGGTCAGAGGGTCCAGGCTTCTCCCGTCCGGAAAGCCCATCCCCCGCGGACGCAGATCCAGGCGACCGAACCTGGGCTGGGAAGCAATCCAGCCCCCGGCTGAGGCATGTTCGAGCCAGTAAGCCGCCAACCTCTGGAAAGAAAGTTCTAGACCGGGcctcggggaggggaggggcggcccCGCCCGCACTCACAGCCGCAGCGGGTCGTGGAAGGGCAGCGCCAGCCAGGCGCCGTGCATCTCGCGCATGAAGGCCAGCATCTCCTCGGCGCTGCTGTCGGCTGACACGAAGACCACTTCGAAGGGCGCGGCGGGCTGGGCCTCGTCCACCAGCTCCGTGTAGAAGTCGCAGAGCAGCGGCGTGAAGTCGCGGCTCGGCACGCACCGGCCGGCGGCGAAGTACAGCGCCACCACCTTGTTCTGCAGCGCCGCCTCCGCCTCCACCGCCGCGCCGTCGCGGGCCCACAGGCGCCGGCCGCCCAGCACGTCCACCATGGCGCGGCCCGGGCGCGCGAACAGACCGGAGCCCGCGGCCCGGGCACCCTTGCCGGGCCACCGCTCCGGTGTCGGGTTTCAGCCGGGGCAGGGCCGTCGGCACCACGGTAAAAGGATACCCGCCGGCGCAGGTGGCAGCAGCTGCCTGGCAACCACCTGGAGCCTGGTCCCAGCCGCAGaccccgccccggccccgccccaccGCTCCGCTGctgccccggccccgccccgccccgccccggccccgccccaccGCTCACGCACactaccccaccctccacccccgcgTCCTGGCCCGCGGGCTCCGTGCTCCGCATCTCTAACTGCAAACTTCTCGGCAACTACGCACTGCTCCTCCGATCCCGATCCTTGGGCACTCAACTGCGGGTCTCTCATTAGAGATCATGCCATAACCTCAAGCTTCAGCGGGAGGATGAAGGAAGGTCAAGAATGGATTGGGGCGGAGACTGGCGGTGAGACCTGGCTGGCTGCTTCCTGGGTGGAAATAGCAGCGGAATCAGGGAAGAATTTGAAGGAAGGAGGATTCTTAAAACAATCTCTTAAGGAACTGTCCTGTGTTAGGCCTTGGAAATTCagtagtaaacaaaacaattataACTCCCTTACCTTGTTGGGTCTAGAATGAGGCATTTTCGTGGGTTACAAATTTAAAGAGAGCTCCAGAATGCAGAAGACAATAGTGATTTCATGCAATTTAAAAAGTTTAGTTAAAATTAAATCAGACACGAGCATGAATATATGTATAATGAATTTCAAGACAGATTCCACTTTTCCCCTGCAAAGCACACCTTTGTTGTGTGGTATAACAGGGGGAAAGGTAACCCTTTGGGGATTCTCCAATCTCCAGATGAATCCTACCTTTTTATCAACGATTTCAGTTAAACATCCTTTGACCAtaacctccttatcttttgtatgGTCTTTTATTATCTCACCCGGTATTTTCCCTATGCTGCCTTTAGCACAGACTCAGCTTCCCTACATGGCATCCCAGAAGTTGGGGGCTTTAAATCCACAGCATCTTGGGCTTCGGTGCCTGCATGCTACTTGGGCACCCTTCGGTTTTTCCACCATACACATATCATCTCTGTTCTCTTCATACTATGCagttttgctgatgaagatcatgtattgcagccttccgtatggattacaatgcatgtaaagaaaaccagactcgtcacaactagaccaatacagtcacatcatgataaatggagaagaggttgaagttgtcaaggagttcatcttgcttacaTCCACACTCActgcttatggaagcagtagtcaagaggtcAACAAATGGGTTACACtgggtatatctgctgcacaagacctctttagaagccatggcattttccaccgcttcatctacatgtgaaagttggagagttgaataaagaaaatttaaaaaaagaatggatgcatctgaattgtggtgctggtgaaggatactGAAAATGCCACGGATTGCTAAGAGACAAACAGatctatctgtcttggaaaaagtatgttcagagtgctccttagaggcaaggatggcaagatttcatacttcggacatgttgtcaggagagaccagtacccagagaaggacatcgtgtttagtAAAGTAAAGGCGCGGGAAAGGAGGGAAAAGTTGAAACAGTGCCGGGCATCCTGGACCTACCTGCGGGCAACTGGAGGACTACTGCGAATCCTTGAAGAAGCGCTCCCAACTTAGCAAGGTTTAGCATTTGCCATTTCAAACTCTGTAGATGTAACCAACCACTAGATGGCGGCTAAACATCACCTTAAGCAATCGCCCAGCCACTGAACCCCACATACTTTACATTACAGAGTggttctcaaactcactgcctcggagtcaatgctggctcttaGCGAcctcactgtgggtttctgagacggtaactgtttacaggggtaAGAAgtccagtttttaaaaatcattttattaggggctcgtataattcttatcacaatcaatacatccatccattgtgtcaagaacatttgtacatttgttgccatcaccattctcaaaacatttgccttctacttgagcccttactatctgctgctcactggatagggcagagattgtacactggtgcatatgggagctggaggcacagggaatccagtgtggacgataccttcaggaccaggggtgtgaggggcgaggctgggagagtggagggtgagtgggttggaaagggggaactgattacagggatccacatgtgacctcctccctgggagacggacagcagacaAGGGGGGGTGggaactccggatagggcaagatatgacaaaataacaatctgtggattatcaagggctcatgagggaggggagagcggggagggaggggaaaaaaaacgaggacctgatgcagagggcttaagtggagagcaa belongs to Tenrec ecaudatus isolate mTenEca1 chromosome 5, mTenEca1.hap1, whole genome shotgun sequence and includes:
- the NXNL2 gene encoding nucleoredoxin-like protein 2, coding for MVDVLGGRRLWARDGAAVEAEAALQNKVVALYFAAGRCVPSRDFTPLLCDFYTELVDEAQPAAPFEVVFVSADSSAEEMLAFMREMHGAWLALPFHDPLRLELKKMYNITAIPKLVIVKQNGEVITDKGRKQIREHGLSCFQRWVEVADIFQNFSG